Proteins from one Chroococcidiopsis sp. CCMEE 29 genomic window:
- a CDS encoding pentapeptide repeat-containing protein translates to MRTLAIPKYLRLPLLLGIPILAVLLALWLAQQNNVNSLAQQIDALQQQIDTLPATVTPKDKLALQKDRLTLEKDRVNAQNAIYGTLVQALGGAFFVVTAYFTYRNVRATEANVSAAEEKQVTERFSKAIELLGSEKLEVRLGGIYALERIAKDSPKDHWTIMEILSSFVREKSPLQSPKNVQQEPPKITVDVQAALTVLGRRDSSKDPNQQKLDLSLANLSGANLSGASLRKANLLNTDLREANLARADLYIALNLTLEQVKSAEYWEQAIYDENFRKALGLALESGDDKQK, encoded by the coding sequence ATGAGAACTTTGGCAATCCCAAAGTATTTGCGGCTGCCGCTGTTATTGGGGATTCCCATCTTGGCAGTGCTGCTGGCGCTCTGGTTGGCGCAGCAGAACAACGTCAACTCTCTGGCTCAGCAGATCGATGCTTTGCAACAACAGATTGACACTTTGCCAGCAACAGTGACTCCCAAAGACAAACTCGCCTTGCAGAAAGACCGACTCACCTTAGAAAAAGACCGAGTTAACGCACAAAATGCTATTTATGGCACGCTGGTCCAGGCATTGGGTGGTGCATTCTTCGTTGTAACTGCCTACTTTACCTACCGCAATGTCAGGGCTACAGAAGCAAATGTCAGCGCGGCTGAAGAGAAGCAGGTTACGGAGCGGTTCAGTAAAGCGATTGAACTATTGGGCAGTGAGAAGTTAGAAGTCCGTTTAGGGGGAATCTATGCATTGGAACGGATTGCAAAAGATTCTCCAAAAGACCATTGGACAATCATGGAGATTCTCAGTTCATTTGTGCGAGAAAAATCTCCCTTGCAGTCACCCAAAAATGTTCAACAGGAACCACCAAAAATCACTGTAGACGTTCAAGCAGCACTCACTGTGCTTGGGAGACGTGACTCCAGCAAAGACCCAAACCAACAAAAACTTGATTTATCCCTTGCTAACCTTAGTGGAGCCAACCTTAGTGGAGCCAGTCTTAGGAAAGCCAATCTTCTTAACACCGATCTCCGTGAAGCCAATCTCGCTCGTGCCGACCTGTACATAGCCTTGAATTTAACCCTAGAGCAAGTCAAATCTGCAGAGTATTGGGAGCAAGCCATATATGATGAAAACTTCCGGAAAGCTTTAGGCTTAGCTTTAGAATCTGGAGATGACAAACAAAAATAA
- a CDS encoding Rid family hydrolase, giving the protein MTNLTIVLDASGSLIENLLSVRMYIQGEFGEFLEDIAPILTQYLGESRPALTGIGVASLASPETLVEVEATAALK; this is encoded by the coding sequence CTGACGAACCTAACCATCGTCTTGGATGCATCGGGAAGCTTGATCGAGAATCTGCTTAGCGTTCGCATGTATATTCAGGGTGAATTTGGAGAATTTCTTGAGGATATCGCACCGATTCTGACGCAATATCTGGGAGAGTCGCGCCCAGCACTGACTGGCATCGGCGTTGCCTCACTCGCTTCTCCAGAGACATTGGTGGAGGTTGAGGCAACAGCAGCACTGAAGTAA
- a CDS encoding phosphotransferase: MKQFTNLSYGGQVKRLKRLARQALLNYNLGHLHLVNLAHGENTTFKVEVEANFSSQDLKKLNRYVLRIYRHNKHSIAAIHSELLWLASLQHENDLVVPAPMPTLEGSLLTIAEVPGVPEPRCCALFRWLPGRFLKARLNDRAIENVGRFLARLHHHSQQFVPPEGFERPRWDEDGLLGAFPIGLPIESEGFVSPQNQAVLESAALQIRERLQRLTQHSQAFGLIHSDLHLGNCKFHKGEVQVFDFDDCGWGYYLYDLAVALYYLRHREEFSNLQTALLQGYQQLRSLPEQHESCLKAMIAARRLHLMRDLVLRQDNPKLRALLPKFIDVSIEEMKKFLNQ; this comes from the coding sequence ATGAAACAATTCACTAATCTGAGCTATGGAGGCCAAGTCAAACGATTGAAGCGGTTAGCACGACAGGCACTGCTCAATTACAACTTGGGCCATCTGCACCTTGTCAACCTGGCTCATGGTGAAAACACGACCTTTAAGGTAGAGGTGGAAGCTAATTTTTCCAGCCAAGACTTGAAAAAACTAAACAGATATGTGCTTCGGATATATCGGCACAACAAACATAGTATTGCTGCAATCCATTCGGAATTGCTGTGGCTAGCGTCGCTTCAGCATGAAAATGATTTGGTAGTTCCAGCACCGATGCCAACTCTGGAGGGTTCCCTTTTGACAATTGCAGAGGTACCTGGAGTCCCAGAGCCACGATGCTGCGCCCTATTTCGTTGGCTTCCGGGAAGGTTTCTCAAGGCTAGACTTAATGATAGAGCGATAGAGAATGTTGGCAGATTTCTGGCACGATTGCATCATCATAGCCAGCAGTTTGTACCACCTGAAGGTTTTGAGCGACCGCGATGGGATGAGGATGGACTCCTCGGAGCTTTCCCAATTGGTTTACCAATTGAGAGCGAGGGTTTCGTTTCGCCACAGAACCAAGCTGTGCTGGAATCAGCTGCTTTGCAAATTAGAGAACGATTGCAAAGACTCACTCAACACTCTCAAGCATTTGGGTTAATTCATAGCGACCTACATCTCGGCAACTGCAAGTTTCACAAAGGTGAGGTGCAGGTGTTTGATTTTGATGACTGTGGTTGGGGTTACTACCTATACGACCTGGCAGTGGCACTGTACTATCTACGTCATCGTGAGGAGTTTTCTAATCTGCAAACAGCATTACTGCAGGGATATCAACAACTACGCTCACTCCCTGAGCAACATGAGTCCTGTTTGAAGGCAATGATTGCTGCACGGCGCTTACATTTGATGCGAGATCTCGTTCTCCGTCAAGACAATCCCAAACTTCGGGCGCTGCTCCCCAAATTTATCGATGTCTCAATCGAGGAAATGAAGAAATTCCTCAATCAGTAA
- a CDS encoding ParB/RepB/Spo0J family partition protein — translation MARPRNRTDSASLLAQAAEVADAIHEQDQAVEAKSERDRAQRINLPLSRIRPRAEDTRPLHEQHVKDLAESIGALGLIEPLVVDINGVLLAGGHRLAAIQILKETNFDLYQLQFPDHLVPVRVMPFDAEAEPERSLQVELAENEKRVNYSREQIERLAERLRSLNYRETRGRPKEGEKALGPALAVAIGVSARYVRKVLRQQRSEETGEVEEEIRNSVPNFQKLKVLRKIEAALEELISLPESEQPTRAEQSLYKTVPTFLKRLKASIDEENKRKQQK, via the coding sequence ATGGCTAGACCCAGAAACCGTACTGACAGTGCTTCCCTGCTAGCTCAAGCAGCTGAGGTAGCTGATGCCATTCACGAGCAAGACCAAGCAGTAGAAGCTAAGTCCGAACGCGATCGCGCTCAACGAATCAATTTACCCCTATCCCGCATTCGTCCTAGAGCAGAAGACACTCGCCCTTTACACGAACAGCACGTCAAAGATTTGGCAGAGTCAATTGGAGCTTTGGGATTGATCGAACCGCTAGTAGTCGATATCAATGGGGTTCTACTAGCAGGCGGGCACCGGCTGGCAGCAATTCAAATTCTTAAAGAAACTAATTTTGATCTCTACCAGTTGCAATTCCCTGATCACCTCGTACCCGTGCGAGTCATGCCCTTTGATGCTGAGGCAGAACCAGAGCGATCGCTACAGGTGGAGTTGGCTGAGAATGAAAAGCGGGTCAACTATTCCCGCGAACAGATTGAGCGATTGGCTGAGCGGTTGCGCTCGCTAAACTATCGGGAAACGCGCGGTCGTCCCAAGGAAGGGGAGAAGGCACTAGGTCCAGCCCTGGCAGTGGCAATTGGAGTATCCGCTCGCTATGTTCGTAAAGTGTTGCGGCAACAGCGTTCTGAGGAAACTGGAGAGGTCGAGGAAGAAATTAGGAACTCAGTTCCTAATTTTCAGAAGCTAAAGGTGCTGCGGAAAATTGAAGCGGCATTGGAAGAATTGATTAGCTTGCCCGAATCAGAGCAGCCAACACGCGCAGAGCAGAGTCTATACAAAACTGTGCCTACATTTTTGAAGAGATTGAAAGCCAGCATTGATGAAGAGAACAAAAGGAAGCAGCAGAAGTAG
- a CDS encoding GIY-YIG nuclease family protein, whose product MFPDLDLSKLPSVSLSQKNSLPECSAIYFAVDSKNRVLYVGKATNLLARWKNHHRQEQLSRINRRNKIKIAWLSCSNQLDVLTNTEAYFINFYQPLLNRTLVPLKTITPSEIVLQTTLRKLSALDVVVFGFEPTMNSNPPTVYLKYPVEIWKGNNFVNNTGPVNKIIQANNKRKSTRLRWHQYEIKKLSLSKVRSWKTSCNGVHIDLSPWKSERGYFFGLKSEENLVIKTVAGVEMPTLNELELTKILEKYCFIRENYPGVCVLEHDPIPLLWSKH is encoded by the coding sequence GTGTTTCCCGACCTTGATTTATCTAAGTTGCCATCTGTATCTTTGTCTCAGAAAAATAGTCTACCTGAATGTTCAGCTATTTATTTTGCTGTCGACTCGAAAAATCGAGTATTGTATGTCGGTAAGGCAACTAACTTATTGGCTAGATGGAAAAACCACCATCGGCAAGAACAACTTAGCAGAATTAACCGACGGAACAAAATAAAAATAGCTTGGTTGAGCTGTTCCAATCAGTTAGATGTACTGACAAATACCGAAGCTTATTTCATCAATTTCTATCAACCTTTACTTAACCGGACATTAGTACCTTTAAAAACAATTACACCATCAGAAATAGTATTACAGACAACTCTTCGCAAGCTATCAGCTTTAGATGTAGTAGTATTTGGGTTTGAGCCAACCATGAATTCAAACCCTCCTACGGTTTATTTAAAATACCCGGTTGAGATTTGGAAAGGAAACAACTTTGTAAACAATACTGGACCTGTCAATAAGATTATTCAAGCTAATAACAAAAGAAAATCAACCAGATTAAGATGGCACCAATACGAAATCAAAAAACTTTCTCTATCCAAAGTTAGAAGCTGGAAAACTAGCTGCAACGGTGTACATATCGATCTTAGTCCTTGGAAGAGTGAGAGAGGTTATTTCTTCGGCTTAAAATCAGAAGAAAACTTAGTAATAAAAACAGTAGCAGGAGTAGAAATGCCAACCCTAAATGAATTGGAGTTGACAAAGATTTTAGAGAAATACTGCTTTATTAGAGAAAATTACCCAGGAGTATGCGTGCTAGAACATGACCCCATACCTCTTCTATGGTCAAAACACTAA
- a CDS encoding tyrosine-type recombinase/integrase, whose translation MELLHQFEVYLKSSDRVASAQFYCSDIKKFTAWFETRYGHFQPAAITPLDLVEYRSYLQSNGGRRTQAHPSSQPAAPATVNRALISLSIFCQWGQERGIMVTNPSQGIKPMAVEELAPHWLTRPQQAAFIRAVQTGKSLRDLAVCGLMLHAGLRVSEVCSLTRGDLVLRQRSGSVLVRQGKGNKQRRVPLNVTIRQILLDYLVSFPESQQVVFASDRAKHLTPRAVQHLVHRYAYKAHLEQVTPHTLRHSFCKNLVDVGVSLDKVALLAGHTSVDVTRRYTTPSEQDLQAAVERLAWE comes from the coding sequence ATGGAGTTACTACACCAATTTGAGGTTTATCTCAAAAGTAGCGACAGAGTTGCTTCGGCACAGTTTTATTGCTCTGACATTAAGAAGTTTACGGCTTGGTTTGAAACGAGATACGGTCACTTTCAGCCAGCGGCAATTACACCCCTTGACTTAGTAGAGTACCGAAGCTATTTGCAATCCAATGGTGGACGGCGCACTCAAGCTCACCCCAGTTCCCAACCTGCTGCACCAGCCACTGTGAATCGTGCACTCATTAGCCTATCAATTTTCTGCCAGTGGGGACAAGAACGGGGAATTATGGTCACTAATCCATCACAGGGAATCAAGCCAATGGCAGTAGAGGAATTGGCTCCCCACTGGCTCACTCGACCTCAACAAGCGGCTTTCATCCGGGCAGTGCAAACTGGTAAAAGTCTCCGCGACTTGGCAGTCTGTGGGTTAATGTTGCACGCGGGGCTGCGAGTCTCTGAAGTTTGTTCACTTACCCGTGGAGACTTGGTGCTACGCCAGCGTTCCGGTTCAGTGCTTGTGCGTCAAGGGAAAGGCAATAAACAGCGGCGGGTTCCCTTGAATGTGACAATTCGCCAAATCCTTCTAGACTATCTGGTAAGTTTTCCTGAGTCACAGCAGGTAGTCTTTGCCTCTGACCGCGCCAAACATCTAACACCACGCGCTGTGCAGCATCTTGTGCATCGTTACGCTTACAAGGCACATCTTGAGCAAGTGACTCCACATACACTGCGCCACTCGTTCTGCAAGAATTTGGTTGACGTTGGAGTCAGTTTGGATAAAGTAGCACTCTTGGCTGGACACACTTCTGTTGATGTGACTCGCCGCTACACTACTCCCAGTGAACAAGACCTGCAAGCGGCGGTTGAGCGTCTAGCTTGGGAGTAA
- a CDS encoding DUF4158 domain-containing protein, with amino-acid sequence MKRQWTPEELVEHFTLLPDENALLSNKSGANRLGFAILLKFFQLEARFPSSQKEVPQPVVSYIARQLDLSPRAYREYEWQGRTLARHRVEIREFFGFRESTLQDTEALTKWLCQKVLIYDYQESLLEAAAYQRLRELKLEPPTKDQVERLIHSAVRTAEETFCATILAQLSPESLVNLDALLKTDGVLEDEQPQFKQSDFNILKTDPGRTSLDSVLKEADKLKCLRQLGLPKALFANVPPKIVHHYRRRASAEPPRELRRHPDPIRYTLVAAFCWQRSQEITDSLVELLIQIIHRLGINAERRVEKELIDDFKRVDGKLHLLFRIAEASLEHPEELVKDVVYPVVSQKTLQAVVKEYKSVLSRDTCKNL; translated from the coding sequence GTGAAGCGCCAGTGGACTCCCGAAGAATTAGTGGAGCATTTTACGCTCCTTCCCGATGAAAACGCTCTATTGTCAAACAAAAGTGGAGCTAACCGTCTCGGCTTTGCCATCTTGCTCAAGTTTTTCCAACTGGAAGCCAGATTTCCTAGTTCCCAGAAGGAAGTTCCACAGCCAGTGGTGTCTTACATTGCTAGACAGCTTGACCTGTCCCCAAGAGCCTATCGAGAGTACGAATGGCAGGGACGCACGCTTGCACGTCATCGAGTAGAAATCCGTGAGTTTTTCGGGTTCCGCGAGTCTACGCTTCAAGACACCGAAGCGCTCACCAAATGGCTTTGCCAAAAGGTACTAATCTACGACTACCAGGAATCTCTTCTCGAAGCCGCAGCTTATCAACGTCTGCGGGAGTTAAAGCTAGAGCCACCCACCAAAGACCAGGTTGAACGTCTCATCCATTCTGCTGTCCGCACTGCCGAGGAGACTTTTTGCGCCACCATTCTCGCACAACTGTCACCAGAGTCTTTGGTCAACCTGGATGCACTTCTGAAGACCGATGGGGTATTGGAAGATGAACAGCCGCAATTCAAGCAGTCTGACTTCAACATCCTTAAGACAGACCCTGGGCGGACTAGCTTGGATAGCGTCCTTAAGGAAGCAGATAAGTTGAAGTGCCTTCGGCAGTTGGGGCTACCAAAAGCCTTATTTGCCAATGTCCCTCCCAAAATTGTTCACCATTACCGCCGTCGAGCGTCGGCTGAACCGCCACGAGAACTCCGCCGTCATCCAGACCCGATTCGCTATACTCTAGTCGCCGCCTTTTGTTGGCAAAGAAGCCAGGAAATCACCGATAGCCTCGTGGAGTTGCTGATTCAAATTATTCATCGTTTGGGCATCAATGCTGAACGCCGGGTAGAGAAGGAACTCATCGACGACTTCAAGCGGGTAGATGGCAAGCTTCATCTGCTGTTTCGCATTGCTGAAGCCTCCTTAGAGCATCCGGAGGAACTGGTCAAAGATGTGGTCTATCCAGTGGTGAGCCAGAAGACCTTGCAAGCTGTCGTTAAAGAATACAAATCGGTATTGAGCCGAGATACGTGTAAAAACCTGTAA
- a CDS encoding XRE family transcriptional regulator yields MRDSVSQRPNVVIVPVFPTRSGTATNEPISDQDLLLVLERTNSGLPLSFPSANSAEANRAALNELRKLSGLTWEQLAKLFNVSRRSLHFWASGQPLSRFNEENLNRLLGTIRYINRGSASVNRNLLLSPGRDGRLLFDLLVAGEHEQVKRVLGAGNAPQKPQLLPLSKDASASRMPPPPEDLVGALQEPIYRGVGRTRPARAARSRKHGS; encoded by the coding sequence ATGCGAGACTCAGTTTCTCAGCGACCTAATGTCGTAATAGTGCCAGTGTTTCCTACCCGTTCTGGAACAGCAACTAATGAACCAATTTCCGATCAAGATTTATTACTTGTTTTAGAACGAACGAATAGTGGACTTCCGCTGTCCTTCCCATCAGCTAATTCTGCGGAAGCCAATCGGGCTGCTCTCAATGAACTGAGGAAATTGAGTGGTTTGACATGGGAGCAACTTGCTAAGCTCTTCAATGTCTCACGCAGAAGCCTACATTTTTGGGCAAGTGGGCAGCCATTATCACGTTTTAATGAGGAGAACCTTAATCGATTATTAGGCACTATTCGGTATATCAATCGAGGTAGTGCAAGTGTTAATCGCAATCTTTTACTGAGTCCTGGTCGGGATGGTAGGCTTCTTTTCGATCTGCTAGTAGCGGGTGAGCATGAGCAAGTCAAACGGGTTCTTGGTGCTGGGAATGCACCTCAGAAACCGCAGCTACTGCCTCTATCGAAAGATGCCAGTGCGTCACGTATGCCACCGCCTCCAGAAGATTTGGTTGGTGCTCTGCAGGAGCCTATCTATCGTGGAGTAGGACGAACGCGACCTGCGCGTGCGGCAAGGAGCCGCAAACATGGCAGTTGA
- a CDS encoding ParA family protein, translating into MTQHRIAVAARKGGVGKTTVACGLASVLASQGQRVLVVDLDPQSNAAYVLGVDPTAPGTAELLSGASPQPQEAAPSLYVLPGGPNLSGHNIQALDPEDLADVVAPLAYDALVFDCPPGIEHLERLGVVAADVALVCTNAHPLALVGARRVLNELKQRQQKGRRGAQRWAVVLTMIDLRRSMDQALDKQVAESYPTIKRLTVHQDTAISWAGAERVPIMQYEPNSKGAKDLQAIVEWMLNG; encoded by the coding sequence ATGACTCAGCATCGAATTGCGGTAGCAGCTAGAAAGGGTGGCGTAGGAAAGACCACAGTTGCCTGCGGTCTTGCATCTGTCTTGGCTTCACAAGGGCAGCGGGTCTTGGTTGTAGATTTAGATCCGCAGTCTAACGCGGCATATGTTTTGGGAGTCGATCCGACAGCACCAGGTACAGCTGAGCTATTGTCTGGAGCTTCGCCACAACCTCAAGAGGCTGCACCAAGCTTATATGTGTTACCAGGAGGACCAAACCTATCTGGTCATAATATTCAAGCTCTAGACCCAGAAGATTTGGCAGATGTAGTAGCACCATTGGCATACGATGCGCTTGTTTTCGATTGTCCTCCTGGGATTGAGCACCTAGAACGTCTTGGGGTAGTAGCAGCTGATGTAGCACTGGTTTGTACAAACGCTCACCCTCTAGCACTGGTGGGTGCTCGTCGAGTACTAAACGAACTGAAACAACGCCAGCAAAAAGGGCGCAGGGGAGCGCAGCGCTGGGCAGTAGTGCTAACAATGATCGATCTACGGCGTTCGATGGATCAAGCATTGGACAAGCAAGTAGCTGAGTCTTACCCAACAATTAAGCGGCTCACAGTTCACCAAGACACGGCGATTTCGTGGGCTGGTGCTGAGAGAGTACCAATAATGCAATACGAACCCAACTCTAAAGGAGCAAAAGATTTACAGGCGATCGTGGAGTGGATGTTAAATGGCTAG
- a CDS encoding site-specific integrase: MKVAGNGQGKILTPEELRRLFTDGLRSPRDKALFGICLYTGCRVSEALALQTSDIKGETLTFRKSTTKARLKTRVVDIQPGLAALLAEYQPSPGALFPGMRGISPTLTRFMADKILRDACLRVGLVGVSTHSFRRTALTMMSSAGIPLRVIQEISGHNDLGTLQRYLEVSPEQKQKAVAAIGF, from the coding sequence ATGAAAGTTGCAGGCAACGGGCAGGGAAAAATACTCACCCCAGAAGAGTTGAGGCGGCTATTTACTGACGGATTGCGATCGCCACGAGATAAAGCGCTGTTTGGCATCTGCTTATATACTGGCTGTCGAGTGTCCGAAGCATTGGCACTCCAGACATCTGATATCAAAGGCGAAACGTTGACTTTCAGAAAGTCTACCACCAAAGCCAGACTCAAAACCCGCGTCGTAGATATCCAGCCGGGTCTGGCAGCACTGCTGGCGGAGTATCAACCTTCGCCTGGTGCGTTGTTTCCCGGGATGCGGGGGATTTCGCCAACTTTAACTCGGTTTATGGCAGACAAGATTCTGCGCGATGCCTGCCTTCGCGTTGGGTTAGTTGGGGTTAGTACTCACTCGTTTAGACGAACAGCCCTAACAATGATGTCCAGCGCTGGTATTCCCTTGCGGGTGATTCAAGAAATATCAGGACACAACGATCTAGGGACTTTGCAGCGCTATCTGGAAGTTAGTCCGGAGCAGAAACAGAAAGCTGTTGCAGCAATTGGTTTCTGA
- a CDS encoding ISKra4 family transposase (programmed frameshift), whose amino-acid sequence MEADKKAQIQAHARAIAALLYEETDPEQVKTLAGIETAVRRHLLEHVTPEMGFFIATSSGTTSGRQRSLESILGRLRVSEKQAQILEVKAYSRWSPYLERCCLLVSANESYERTAEDIEILTGVKVSHSTQQRLVHRQTLEQLQIEQAVDEISIDGGKVRLRTPQGQPSEWRDYKGVNLHEGCVGAFFQDNERLVNWVNAQPFSDPLTCLGDGHDGIWNLYAQIGISAQRREILDWYHLVENLGKVGGSQQRLDAAQACLWQGDVDGAIAQFNDWQHERVTTFIAYLNKHRHRIVNYGYYQAEGISIGSGAIESTVKQIGRRIKISGAQWSKHNVPQVLKQRCAYLNGQFSK is encoded by the exons ATGGAAGCTGACAAAAAAGCCCAAATTCAAGCTCACGCTCGTGCTATTGCCGCCCTGCTATACGAAGAAACCGACCCAGAGCAGGTGAAAACACTCGCAGGGATTGAGACGGCGGTGCGGAGACATCTGCTAGAACATGTCACTCCAGAGATGGGA TTTTTTATCGCAACAAGCAGCGGTACAACGAGCGGACGACAGCGCAGCCTTGAGAGCATCCTCGGACGATTGAGAGTCAGTGAGAAACAAGCCCAAATTCTGGAGGTCAAAGCCTACAGCCGCTGGAGTCCTTACCTGGAGAGGTGCTGTTTGTTGGTGAGCGCCAATGAGTCCTATGAGCGGACAGCGGAAGACATCGAGATCCTGACTGGGGTCAAGGTTTCTCATAGCACCCAACAGCGGTTGGTGCATCGTCAAACCTTGGAGCAACTACAGATAGAGCAAGCGGTGGATGAAATCAGTATAGACGGGGGCAAGGTACGACTGCGAACTCCCCAAGGACAGCCCAGTGAATGGCGAGACTACAAAGGGGTGAATCTGCACGAGGGCTGCGTCGGTGCGTTTTTTCAGGACAATGAACGTTTAGTGAACTGGGTTAATGCCCAACCTTTTTCTGACCCGTTGACTTGCTTGGGAGATGGTCATGATGGCATTTGGAATCTTTACGCACAGATTGGCATCTCCGCTCAAAGGCGTGAGATTTTAGACTGGTATCACCTGGTCGAAAATTTGGGCAAGGTAGGAGGTTCTCAGCAACGCTTAGATGCGGCACAAGCCTGTCTATGGCAAGGGGATGTTGATGGGGCGATTGCACAGTTTAATGATTGGCAACACGAGCGAGTCACGACCTTTATTGCCTATCTCAACAAGCATCGGCACCGGATTGTCAACTATGGCTATTATCAAGCGGAAGGCATTTCAATTGGTTCAGGTGCGATTGAATCAACGGTCAAACAGATAGGACGGCGAATTAAGATATCGGGGGCACAATGGAGCAAACACAATGTGCCGCAGGTGCTGAAGCAGCGCTGCGCCTACCTCAATGGACAGTTCTCAAAGTAA
- a CDS encoding TIGR04255 family protein has translation MEKVVNTNPLIAKPPEEVPLKSAPLVRVIAQVRFPPILSIGERSFVGHFQEAIREKYPILQPEQTHGLILGPQGLMQTEPQVIWRFADTSGNWRVSLASDFISLETVAYSSRSDFLNRLKNVLLALDIHIKPQIVERFGLRYIDRLVSQEMKDISKLVRPEIAGILATEVGKNVHQTINESLFNLPEGQEQIIARWGLLPANATIDPAAVEPIAEPSWVLDLDMSLSTQRAFSVEGLVSEAWRFAERIYTVFRWVVNDDFLQRFGGEL, from the coding sequence ATGGAGAAAGTGGTTAACACCAACCCACTCATTGCAAAGCCACCTGAGGAGGTGCCGTTAAAGTCAGCACCTCTCGTTCGTGTAATTGCGCAGGTACGCTTTCCACCCATTCTTTCTATTGGAGAAAGGAGTTTTGTTGGTCATTTCCAGGAAGCGATTCGAGAAAAATATCCTATCCTACAGCCTGAGCAAACTCATGGTCTAATCCTCGGTCCTCAAGGGCTTATGCAGACTGAACCCCAAGTGATTTGGAGGTTCGCGGATACTAGCGGTAACTGGCGAGTATCACTAGCATCAGATTTTATATCACTTGAGACAGTTGCTTACTCAAGCCGCAGTGACTTTCTAAATCGTCTGAAGAATGTGCTCTTAGCACTTGATATACACATAAAGCCTCAGATTGTTGAACGGTTTGGATTGCGCTACATCGATAGACTCGTCAGCCAGGAAATGAAAGATATATCAAAGCTTGTACGCCCCGAGATTGCTGGTATCTTGGCAACCGAGGTTGGGAAGAACGTACATCAGACCATAAACGAGTCTTTATTCAACCTACCAGAGGGACAAGAGCAGATAATTGCACGGTGGGGACTTCTGCCTGCTAATGCAACTATTGATCCAGCAGCAGTTGAGCCAATTGCTGAGCCTAGTTGGGTGCTTGATCTAGATATGTCTCTCTCAACACAGCGAGCGTTTAGTGTCGAAGGACTTGTAAGTGAGGCGTGGCGCTTTGCTGAACGGATTTATACTGTCTTTCGATGGGTGGTGAATGATGACTTTTTGCAGCGATTCGGAGGTGAACTATGA